The following proteins are co-located in the Macadamia integrifolia cultivar HAES 741 chromosome 3, SCU_Mint_v3, whole genome shotgun sequence genome:
- the LOC122072769 gene encoding NAC domain-containing protein 6-like, which produces MMDYINTTPTPAPEMELPGFRFHPTEEELLDFYLKNVVYGKKLPFDIIGFLNIYHHDPWDLPGLAKIGEREWYFFVPRDRKHGNGGRPNRTTKHGFWKATGSDRHIRSLSNPKRLIGLRKTLVFYLGRAPRGSKTDWIMNEYRMPDSITSSSSLLKDNIVLCKIYRKATSLKVLEQRAAMEEETKIQETSLPSSPMTIDAEVSISEQQESFATSTLELDFLLKTEEVEEDNELVLHNHNYEKKNKEEAKEAKASASFGIRLPKDLTELQLPKVSCDWTQDSFWTQLRSPWLDNWALTPMY; this is translated from the exons ATGATGGATTATATTAACACAACGCCAACGCCGGCGCCGGAGATGGAGTTACCGGGGTTTCGATTCCACCCAACGGAAGAAGAACTACTggatttctatctcaagaacgtgGTTTATGGGAAGAAGCTTCCATTTGATATCATCGGCTTCCTCAACATCTACCATCACGACCCTTGGGACTTGCCTG GGCTGGCTAAGATTggggagagagagtggtattTCTTCGTGCCGAGGGACAGAAAGCATGGCAACGGTGGAAGGCCCAACCGCACCACCAAGCATGGGTTTTGGAAAGCCACAGGTTCTGATCGTCACATCCGAAGCTTATCTAACCCAAAGAGGCTTATCGGCCTCAGAAAGACCCTCGTCTTCTACTTGGGCAGAGCTCCTCGTGGGTCCAAAACCGATTGGATCATGAACGAATATCGCATGCCCGATTCCATCACCTCCTCATCATCCTTGCTCAAG GACAACATAGTGCTGTGCAAGATTTATAGGAAGGCAACTTCCTTGAAAGTCTTGGAGCAAAGAGCGGCCATGGAAGAAGAGACGAAGATACAAGAAACCTCCCTGCCATCTTCACCCATGACCATTGATGCCGAAGTCTCAATATCTGAGCAACAAGAGAGCTTCGCAACttcaaccttagaattggactTTTTGTTGAAGAccgaagaagtagaagaagataaTGAACTAGTTCTTCATAACCATAATTAtgaaaagaagaataaggaagaagcaaaagaagcGAAGGCTTCGGCTTCCTTTGGAATCAGACTACCAAAGGATTTGACGGAACTACAATTGCCCAAAGTCAGCTGCGATTGGACACAGGACTCATTCTGGACCCAGCTTCGTAGCCCTTGGCTAGACAACTGGGCTCTTACCCCTATGTACTGA